A window from Plasmodium cynomolgi strain B DNA, chromosome 7, whole genome shotgun sequence encodes these proteins:
- a CDS encoding hypothetical protein (putative) gives MSRRKGTILPPLIKTITFALLTFASNSSFQSNLSQSCNGQICLLSSNAEGAKIGGQLGRPLERPLARQLWSELDAEEQDHYGTVKRKIIDLLQEDDKTFGKRLLELVNDGYFVNQIGALPHHDCMEEKIGSGKFKDSMESLSYRSEESILSENPYDSSFTLDDYSQNGLDHLHHRGVHRRDSMPWCHNELIAKNSFEENPLTEFYKGEMLLRKKHKSKLKRKLRKLDAKVEVELLRLMKMEINNHTGIIGSDRKLQKMIYIKKSLKLFSPILVSSVIFFLSIISITTATTLLAPGFIMSVIIAFLSYGTFFTNGIYFIYKLIKLDRMKSVFEKFRESHLYLYH, from the exons ATGAGTCGAAGGAAAGGCACCATTTTGCCACCCCTTATTAAAACCATTACCTTCGCACTTCTAACATTCGCAAGCAACTCTTCCTTCCAG aGTAACCTTAGCCAGTCGTGCAACGGACAAATATGCCTGCTTAGTAGCAACGCGGAAGGAGCGAAAATTGGAGGGCAACTCGGAAGGCCACTCGAAAGGCCACTCGCAAGGCAGCTGTGGAGCGAACTAGACGCGGAGGAGCAGGATCATTATGGCAccgtgaaaagaaaaatcatcGATCTGCTTCAGGAAGATGACAAAACTTTCGGAAAACGGTTACTCGAATTGGTGAATGATGGCTACTTCGTAAACCAGATTGGTGCGCTACCACACCACGATTgcatggaggaaaaaattggctcaggaaaatttaaagataGCATGGAAAGCTTGTCGTACAGATCAGAAGAGAGCATCTTATCCGAAAATCCATATGACTCCTCCTTCACTTTAGATGACTACTCGCAAAATGGGCTGGATCATTTACATCACAGGGGTGTCCACAGAAGGGACTCCATGCCATGGTGCCATAACGAACTCATAGCGAAGAACTCGTTCGAAGAGAACCCCCTCACTGAGTTTTACAAAGGCGAAATGCTCTTAAGAAAGAAACATAAGTCCAAGCTTAAAAGAAAGTTAAGAAAATTAGACGCTAAGGTGGAGGTCGAGCTCTTGCGACTgatgaaaatggaaataaataatcataCGGGAATTATTGGATCGGatagaaaattacaaaaaatgatttacattaaaaaatcgttgaaattattttctcccattttagTTAGCTcagttattttctttttatctatAATATCTATCACAACTGCAACAACTCTCCTCGCCCCTGGTTTCATCATGTCTGTAATCATAGCCTTCCTATCCTATGGAACTTTCTTTACAAATGGAATTTACTTCATATACAAATTAATAAAACTGGATCGCATGAAGAGCGTTTTTGAGAAATTTAGGGAAAGTCATTTATATCTATATCATTAG